Genomic DNA from Entomoplasma freundtii:
TTGAAGGACATTAATATCCACAGCAGGTTGGTTATCAACAGCAGTTGAGAAAATTTGTGATTTTTCAGTTGGGATAGTGGTGTTTCGCTCAATCAGTTTGGTTGAGATTCCTCCCATAGTTTCAATTCCTAATGATAACGGAGTGACATCCAATAAAAGGACATCAGTAACATCACCTGCTAAGACCCCTCCTTGGATAGCTGCTCCCATCGCCACTACTTCATCAGGGTTAATTGAACGGTTTGGTTCTTTACCAAGAAGACTTTTAACTAATTTTTGAACAGCCGGAATTCGGGTTGATCCTCCGACAAGTAGAACTTCATCAATATCACTTGGTTTAACTTTTGCCGAACGTAAGGCATCTTGAACGGGTTTTTCGGTACGGTCAATTAAATCTTTAGTTAATTTATCAAATTCGCTACGGGTTAAAGTAGTTGAAAAGGAAATTGGACCTTCTTCATTCATAGCGATAAATGGTAAGTTAATTTCAGTTTCTAATTGTGACGAAAGGTTAATTTTTGCTTTTTCAGCTTCTTCTTTTAAACGTTGAAGTGCCATTTTATCAGAGCTTAAATCAACATTTTTTTCTTTTTTGATTTGCGATACTAATCAATCCATAATTTTGTGGTCAAAGTCATCACCACCAAGGTGATTATCACCACTAGTTGAAAGCACTTCAAAAGTTCCATCAGCAAGGTCTAAGATTGAAACATCAAAAGTTCCTCCCCCTAGGTCATAAACAAGGACTTTTTGTTCTTTATCCTTTTTATCAAGACCGTAAGCTAAAGCGGCAGCAGTTGGTTCATTAATAATTCGTTCAACAGTTAAACCAGCAATAGTTCCAGCATCTTTAGTTGCCTTTCGTTGGGCATCATTGAAGTAAGCAGGAACGGTGATAACTGCCTTAGTGACTTTTTCTCCTAATTTATCTTCGGCATATTTTTTCATATATCGCAAGATATCAGCTGAAATTTGTTCAGGGGTGTAATCTTTACCATTAACATGAACTTTTTCATGAGTACCGATTTTACGTTTAATTGAACTAACGACATCAGGGTTCGTAACCGCTTGACGTTTTGCTGCTCCCCCCACAATAATGTCATTATTTTTAAAAGCTACGACTGATGGGGTTGTGCGTTGACCTTCGGGGTTTTCTAAAACGATTGGTTGACCTCCTTCAAGGGCAGACACTACAGAGTTAGTAGTTCCTAAATCAATTCCGATTATTTTTTCTTTTGCCATTTTCTCTCTCCTATTTAGGTTTTAGTTTATTTAATTTAAATATGTTTATTTAGCGACCTTTACGCTCGTATGTTTAATCACACGGTCATGTAACTTGTAGCCATGACTATTAATGACTGCAATTTTACCACTTGGGACATTTTCAGTTTCAATTACTTCGGTGGCCTCATGTAGATGGGGATTAAAATCATCCCCAACCTTTACTTCAATTTGGTGAATACCATTGTTAGCTAAGACCTGGTCAAGTTGCTTCGCAATCATATCAAAGCCCATTAAATAGTTTTTTACTTCTTCATTTTTCACAGGCATTGTTAAAATCTTTTTGAATAAGTCTAAGGCTGGAATAATATCTTGGGCTAATTTAACCCCGCCATATTTCCGAGTTTGAACTTCTTCCTCACCATGACGACGAGCCATGGTTTGAATTTTGGCAATATTTTCTAAATTTTCTTCTTGCAATTGGCGAACAGTATTTGTTAAGTTTTTTAGTTCTGTTTCCACTACGTTTTGGTAATTGACAAAATTATTAGTTGGACAACTTGTTGAATTGTCTAGTGATTCTTCAGTTGGTGAAGTATTAGTGATTGGTTCTGGTTTGTAATCACCAAGAATGGCTAAGGCTTCCTTCAAAGCTTTTTTATGAGCATCATGTTTATCTAGTTTTGCATTGTCTTTATTTAAGTTATTTTCATCATTATTATTGTGGTTATTTTTCATGCTTGCCTCCTAATTTTAAGCCGACTAAATCAATTAATCACTCGACCAATTGGGTAGCCTGGTCATAATCCATTCGTTTCGGCCCCACCAAAGTAATCGCTGCCTTTTTTCCGTTAGAGGTAGCAAACTCGGTGCCAACCATCCCAATATCAGCAAAATCACCATCGTTTTCTTCGCCAATTTTGGTAGCAATTTTATTTTTTTGTTTATTGGAAGAGTAACGAATATCATACCAATCAAACGGTGACATATTTTCCATTAGTTGAATAACAGCCTTGAGTTTTTCTGTATTACTAAATTCTGGTTTTTCCAACATATATTTAATGCCATAAGTTTCTTTAGTTTCGTTATCATTTTCTAGGATGGTGTTCACAAAACTTTGGAGAATATATTCATAATTGCGGACGGCGATTTGTAACTCAGGTTGAATGACGGTTACCGCTTGCTTCACGTAAGATAATTTTTGGTCAAGCAAGTTATCGGAAAAAAGTTTGATAGCAATAGCCAAATCATTAAGCGAAGCATTTTCTAGATTAAAAACCTTTTTATGAATATTACCATTGGAAAGGATGAAAATTACTGACGCTGTCGTTTGGGTTAACGGAATAAGATCAATTTTCTTCAACACATTTTCTTCCACCAAATCCTTCATGGAAACGATAGCTGTTAATTCGGTCATTTCGCTAATAATATTAGTTGCTTGATCAATAATTTTTTCAATATTATGAGTTCGAAAATCCATCAGGTTTTCGAGTTGTTTTTTTAAATCGGCATTGTTAACAGTTTTATTTTTCATTAAATAGTCAACATAGTAACGGTAACCTTTGGTAGAAGGTACCCGGCCTGAAGAAGTATGTTGTTTTTCTAAAAACCCGTATTCTTCTAAAGCAGATGCTTCATTTCTTACGGTGGCACTTGAAATTGGCATTTCAATTAGTTCCAAGATTCGTTTTGAACCGACTGGTTGAACCGTTTTGATAAATTCTTTAACAATGGCTTTTAAAATTTTTTCCTGGCGTTGTGAAAGCATCGTACCACCTACTTCATTCTACAATTAGCACTATTCATTATCAAGTGCTAATTTAAGGATTTTACTCGTTTTAATTGATATTCACCTTTATCGTCTAAATCAATGAGATATTTTGTTTCATCTTTTAGTTTGCCGCTAACGATTTCTTTGGCTAATAATGTTTCGACATTTTTTTCGATATAACGTTTAATTGGTCGGGCGCCAAATTGGCGATCATAGCCATTTTTCAAAATGTCATCCTTTACTTTTTGACTAAAAGTTAAGTAGTAAGTGTTGTCTCTTTCTAAACGTTCCGCTAATTCTGTCAAAAGTTTTTCAATAATCTCACGCACCACTTCTTTAGAAAGTGGGTTAAAGGTCACGATACTATCAATTCGGTTCAAGAATTCCGGGCGGAAATGTTTATTTAATTCTGCTTTGACTAAGTCTTGATTAATGTCTTCTTGTTTTTCAGCGTTGAGCATATATTCACTACCCAGATTTGACGTCATGATAATAATAGTATTTTTAAAATCAATTGTTTTCCCAAGTGAATCAGTAATGCGACCTTCATCTAGAACTTGCAAGAGAATATTAAAGACATCAGGGTTCGCTTTTTCAACTTCATCAAAAAGGACGATTGAATAAGGATTGCGACGCACTGCTTCTGTTAATCGACCACCCTCACTATAGCCAACATAACCTGGAGGCGCTCCAATTAGTTTCGATACTGAATGTTTTTCCATATATTCCGACATGTCAAACCGAATCATTTTTTTAGCAGAATTAAACATGACTTCAGCTAATGATCGAGCGACTTCAGTTTTACCAACTCCAGTTGGGCCTAAGAAAAGGAAACTTCCAATTGGTTTATCAGGGTCTTTAATACCAGCACGACTTCGTAAAATAGCATCACTAACTGCTTCGATAGCTTCACGTTGACCCTTAACATTTTCTTCAAGAGTTTTTGGTAAAGTGATTAGTTTTGCTCGTTCACTTTCAACAAGTTTATCCATTGGAATATTAGTTCAACGGGCCACAATATCGGCAATTTCTTTTTCGGTGACATTTTCCGTTAAAATCGAATCTCTTGAGGCTAATTCTGCTTCGGTTAATTGTTTTTCCAAAGCGGGTAAAAGTGAATACTGAATTTCTCCGGCACGTTTATAATTACCTTCTGTTTGAGTAATTTCCAACTCTGTTCTTAGTTGCTCGATGGTGTTTTTCAAACCATTCATCTTATCAATTTTTGCTTTTTCGGTTTGTCATTTTTTTGTTAGCTCATCTTGTTTAGTTTTCAAATTAGCTAACTCGGTTTCAACTTCACCTAAACGGTCACGTGATTTCGTATCTTTTTCTTTAGATAAGGCCGCACGTTCAATTTCTAGTTGCATGACCTTACGATTCGTTTGGTCTAACTCAGCCGGTACTGAGGCTAATTCAGTTTTGATAGTTGCACTAGCTTCATCCACCAAATCGATTGCTTTATCAGGCAAAAACCGATCAGTAATATAGCGGTTTGATAAGTCAGCTGCAGCGACAATGGCGTTATCATGAATTTTTACTCCATGATAGGCCTCAAAACGCTCCTTCAAACCTCGTAAAATGGAAATCGTTTCTTCAACAGTCGGTTCCTTGACCAAGACTTTTTGAAAACGACGTTCTAAGGCAGCATCTTTTTCGATATATTCACGATATTCGTTTAAAGTTGTTGCTCCAATAGCCTTTAAGCCACCACGAGCCAAAGCTGGTTTCAATAAGTTTGAGACATCCATCCCACCACCATTACCAGTTTTTCCCGCACCAACAATCAAGTGAAGTTCATCGATAAACAGAACAATCTCTCCATTCGCTTTACCAATTTCATTAACAATTGCCTTTACGCGGGCTTCATAATCACCAAGATATGAAGCACCGGCCATCAGGCTCCCCATATCTAATTCTAAAATACGTTTATTTTTAAGCACCGAAGGAACGTCACCCTTCACAATTCGTTGAGCTAAGCCTTCAACAATGGCGGTTTTTCCGACACCTGGTTCCCCAATCAAAACAGGATTATTTTTTGTTTTCCGACTTAAAATCCGGATAACACGAAGAACTTCATCTTCACGTCCAATCACAGGGTCAATTTTTCCTTCACGAGCATCCTTGGTAAGATCACGTGTATATTTTGCCAAAGCATCATTAACTTGCCCTTTTTCTTGAAAGTCCATTTCCTTTTGCCTCCTTACTTTTTATATTATATCAATCTTATTAGCAACTGCTACTGGAGAGTGCTAAAAAATAAAAATCACCGGCGTGGTGATTTTTAAACAAATGGAATAATTTTTTTACCTTTATTTTTACGTACAATCATTCATGGAATAATTACCGCAAAGAGCACAACTGAAAGCGCCGAGAAAAAGATGATTAGGCACCGACGGTTAGCTCGTTTTTTAATTGTCAACTCAACATCGGGGGGAACTAATTCGTAACCATAATAAGCACAAATCCGTCCTTTCCGAGCGCGTGTTTTGAATAATGAAACAATCTGGATAACTAACATTAAAACTAAAATAGTCAACATGATAATAATCTCAGTGTTCATCGGAAGTTTATTTTTGCTTAACGTCCTAATAAGATAAAAAACACCAATCGCAATCCCTCCCCAAAAATAGAGGTTAAAAGCAATTCAATTAAGATAAATTGGGCGACTTAATAAGGCCTTATAGTTACGCAAAATAAAGTATGGCACCCGTTCATAGCCCATGAGGATATCACCTTTATAATTTTTAACATCAATTTTTAAATGGGTGAGATCAATGACGCCTCACAAAAAGAAAAGTAAACCAAAAACCGCTAAGACAATCATTGGTGCTGGATGCGGAATAAATTGCTTTGGAATTTTTCAACGCATATCGTTTTCAATTGGCACCAAATAATAAAATAATAAAAAGAATAAGCTAGTTGCCATAAAAATTGATCCCAGAGCAATTAAACCAGTTGTTCGTCACTTCTCACCACGAATTTCTTTGGAAATTTCGCGGGGCACTTCAACGGCCCTTAAATCAGTTTTAGAAAAATTGGGTTTTAATTTTCGAGGTTGGTTTTGGTTAGGACTTTGCTGCGGTAAAGGCAGAGGTTGTTGGTATTGGTGATGAGGATAGGGCGCCGCTTGTTGTTGAAATTCGGAATTGTAAAATTGTTGGTTGGGAGTTCAAGGAATATTACTATTATTGGTTTCCCTGTTTTCTAAACTTTCATCAGGAGATGGAGATGAAGGAAAATTAGAATCTGGTTTAAACACGTTTGCCATCCCCTTCCTTACGATTTTTTAAAATTGAGAGAATTTCGTTATCGACATCATTTTGCGCTTTTTCTCGATCCCGTTTTTTAATTCAATCTGCATCATTTATCTTTTGTGCTTTTTTTGTAGAACGAAAAAGTAAATTTAGTAAATAAATAATAAAACTAATTACTCCAACTCCGACAAAAATGTACAAAATTATACTTAAATCAATTTTTAAACCAAAGGCAATTAAATCTGCAAAGATAAACATCTTTCTCATCGCCTTTCTGTTTCACTTATTTAAATATATTTTACCGATTTTTCTAAGGTTCCTCTCTA
This window encodes:
- the dnaK gene encoding molecular chaperone DnaK; amino-acid sequence: MAKEKIIGIDLGTTNSVVSALEGGQPIVLENPEGQRTTPSVVAFKNNDIIVGGAAKRQAVTNPDVVSSIKRKIGTHEKVHVNGKDYTPEQISADILRYMKKYAEDKLGEKVTKAVITVPAYFNDAQRKATKDAGTIAGLTVERIINEPTAAALAYGLDKKDKEQKVLVYDLGGGTFDVSILDLADGTFEVLSTSGDNHLGGDDFDHKIMDWLVSQIKKEKNVDLSSDKMALQRLKEEAEKAKINLSSQLETEINLPFIAMNEEGPISFSTTLTRSEFDKLTKDLIDRTEKPVQDALRSAKVKPSDIDEVLLVGGSTRIPAVQKLVKSLLGKEPNRSINPDEVVAMGAAIQGGVLAGDVTDVLLLDVTPLSLGIETMGGISTKLIERNTTIPTEKSQIFSTAVDNQPAVDINVLQGERPMAADNKSLGQFQLTGIKPAPKGVPQIEVIFKIDANGIVSVTAKDKQTNDEKTITISNSGSLSDDEIQKMVQEAKENAEADEQKRRHVELKNKAETYINVLESSLKEAGDKVQAEQKAQAEKIMTEMRELMAKEDWEGLEKRMGELEQAMAMAAEFAKQQSEATGTPQPEVHPEEPELTDKEDKNNNDDDHHKDK
- a CDS encoding nucleotide exchange factor GrpE; amino-acid sequence: MKNNHNNNDENNLNKDNAKLDKHDAHKKALKEALAILGDYKPEPITNTSPTEESLDNSTSCPTNNFVNYQNVVETELKNLTNTVRQLQEENLENIAKIQTMARRHGEEEVQTRKYGGVKLAQDIIPALDLFKKILTMPVKNEEVKNYLMGFDMIAKQLDQVLANNGIHQIEVKVGDDFNPHLHEATEVIETENVPSGKIAVINSHGYKLHDRVIKHTSVKVAK
- the hrcA gene encoding heat-inducible transcriptional repressor HrcA, whose protein sequence is MLSQRQEKILKAIVKEFIKTVQPVGSKRILELIEMPISSATVRNEASALEEYGFLEKQHTSSGRVPSTKGYRYYVDYLMKNKTVNNADLKKQLENLMDFRTHNIEKIIDQATNIISEMTELTAIVSMKDLVEENVLKKIDLIPLTQTTASVIFILSNGNIHKKVFNLENASLNDLAIAIKLFSDNLLDQKLSYVKQAVTVIQPELQIAVRNYEYILQSFVNTILENDNETKETYGIKYMLEKPEFSNTEKLKAVIQLMENMSPFDWYDIRYSSNKQKNKIATKIGEENDGDFADIGMVGTEFATSNGKKAAITLVGPKRMDYDQATQLVEWLIDLVGLKLGGKHEK
- a CDS encoding ATP-dependent Clp protease ATP-binding subunit, with product MDFQEKGQVNDALAKYTRDLTKDAREGKIDPVIGREDEVLRVIRILSRKTKNNPVLIGEPGVGKTAIVEGLAQRIVKGDVPSVLKNKRILELDMGSLMAGASYLGDYEARVKAIVNEIGKANGEIVLFIDELHLIVGAGKTGNGGGMDVSNLLKPALARGGLKAIGATTLNEYREYIEKDAALERRFQKVLVKEPTVEETISILRGLKERFEAYHGVKIHDNAIVAAADLSNRYITDRFLPDKAIDLVDEASATIKTELASVPAELDQTNRKVMQLEIERAALSKEKDTKSRDRLGEVETELANLKTKQDELTKKWQTEKAKIDKMNGLKNTIEQLRTELEITQTEGNYKRAGEIQYSLLPALEKQLTEAELASRDSILTENVTEKEIADIVARWTNIPMDKLVESERAKLITLPKTLEENVKGQREAIEAVSDAILRSRAGIKDPDKPIGSFLFLGPTGVGKTEVARSLAEVMFNSAKKMIRFDMSEYMEKHSVSKLIGAPPGYVGYSEGGRLTEAVRRNPYSIVLFDEVEKANPDVFNILLQVLDEGRITDSLGKTIDFKNTIIIMTSNLGSEYMLNAEKQEDINQDLVKAELNKHFRPEFLNRIDSIVTFNPLSKEVVREIIEKLLTELAERLERDNTYYLTFSQKVKDDILKNGYDRQFGARPIKRYIEKNVETLLAKEIVSGKLKDETKYLIDLDDKGEYQLKRVKSLN
- a CDS encoding Yip1 family protein — its product is MANVFKPDSNFPSSPSPDESLENRETNNSNIPWTPNQQFYNSEFQQQAAPYPHHQYQQPLPLPQQSPNQNQPRKLKPNFSKTDLRAVEVPREISKEIRGEKWRTTGLIALGSIFMATSLFFLLFYYLVPIENDMRWKIPKQFIPHPAPMIVLAVFGLLFFLWGVIDLTHLKIDVKNYKGDILMGYERVPYFILRNYKALLSRPIYLNWIAFNLYFWGGIAIGVFYLIRTLSKNKLPMNTEIIIMLTILVLMLVIQIVSLFKTRARKGRICAYYGYELVPPDVELTIKKRANRRCLIIFFSALSVVLFAVIIPWMIVRKNKGKKIIPFV
- a CDS encoding TIGR04561 family membrane protein; the protein is MRKMFIFADLIAFGLKIDLSIILYIFVGVGVISFIIYLLNLLFRSTKKAQKINDADWIKKRDREKAQNDVDNEILSILKNRKEGDGKRV